From the genome of Paraburkholderia flava, one region includes:
- a CDS encoding acyl-CoA dehydrogenase, which produces MNDFYTDDQRMIRDAARDFAVGQLVPHAAQWDRESRLPPEVVTQMGELGLLGMIVPQEWGGSYTDYVAYALAIEEIAAGCASCATLMSVHNSVGCGPILNYGTDAQKERYLRDLASGRLLGAFCLTEPQAGSEANNLRTRAVLRDGQWVLNGSKQFVTNGSRANIAIVFAVTDPELGKRGLSAFIVPTDTPGFNVGRPEHKLGIRASDTCPISFDDCAIPEANLLGEPGNGLRIALSNLEGGRIGIAAQAVGIARAAFDAAREYASQRVQFGKPLKDHQSIANMLADMTTRLNAARLLVHHAARLRSAGLPCLSEASQAKLFASELAEEVCSNAIQIHGGYGYLEDYAVERHYRDARITQIYEGTSEVQRMVIARSV; this is translated from the coding sequence ATGAACGATTTCTATACCGACGACCAGCGGATGATCCGCGATGCAGCACGCGACTTCGCGGTCGGACAACTGGTGCCCCATGCCGCGCAGTGGGACCGCGAGAGCCGGCTGCCGCCGGAAGTCGTGACGCAGATGGGCGAGCTGGGCTTGCTCGGGATGATCGTGCCGCAGGAATGGGGCGGCTCGTACACCGACTACGTCGCGTATGCGCTCGCGATCGAAGAGATCGCCGCCGGCTGCGCGTCCTGCGCGACGCTGATGAGCGTGCACAACTCGGTCGGCTGCGGACCGATCCTCAATTACGGCACCGACGCGCAGAAGGAACGCTATCTGCGCGACCTCGCGAGCGGCCGCCTGCTCGGCGCGTTCTGTCTGACCGAGCCGCAGGCCGGCTCGGAGGCGAACAACCTGCGCACGCGTGCGGTGCTGCGCGACGGCCAATGGGTGCTCAACGGCAGCAAGCAGTTCGTCACCAACGGCTCGCGCGCGAACATCGCGATCGTGTTCGCGGTGACCGATCCGGAACTCGGCAAGCGCGGGCTGTCCGCGTTCATCGTGCCGACCGATACGCCGGGCTTCAACGTCGGACGTCCCGAGCACAAGCTCGGCATCCGCGCATCCGACACCTGTCCGATCTCGTTCGACGACTGCGCGATTCCCGAAGCGAACCTGCTCGGCGAACCGGGCAACGGGCTGCGTATTGCGCTGTCGAATCTCGAGGGCGGCCGCATCGGGATCGCCGCGCAGGCGGTCGGCATCGCGCGCGCGGCCTTCGATGCGGCACGCGAGTATGCGAGCCAGCGTGTCCAGTTCGGCAAGCCGCTGAAGGACCATCAATCGATCGCAAACATGCTCGCCGATATGACCACGCGCCTCAACGCTGCGCGGTTGCTCGTGCATCACGCGGCGCGGCTGCGCAGCGCGGGGTTGCCGTGTTTGTCGGAAGCGTCGCAGGCGAAGCTGTTTGCGTCGGAGCTGGCCGAAGAGGTCTGTTCGAACGCGATCCAGATTCATGGCGGCTATGGGTATCTCGAAGACTATGCGGTCGAACGCCACTATCGCGACGCGCGCATTACGCAGATTTATGAAGGCACGAGCGAGGTGCAAAGAATGGTGATTGCACGGAGTGTTTGA
- a CDS encoding NfeD family protein gives MRTPPLLPFRHHGARRASRLLHRAAALGFVVVACAIMFVPAFAATPSDNPAPVVTIPVNGAIGPASADFIVRGLAQAEQRHAQLAILQLDTPGGLDTSMRQIIKAILASPVPVAAFIAPGGARAASAGTYIVYASHIAAMAPGTNLGAATPVQIGGGDLPKPPSAASQASAPLALDTPSTETRKQVQDASAYIRGLAQLRGRNADWAERAVREAVSLSAHDALDLHVVDVIARDIPDLLRQIDGRTVETASGTQRLATADAPVVTFEPDWRSRFLAVVTDPNVALILMTIGMYGLFFEFANPGFVLPGVAGAISLLVGLFALQLLPINYVGLGLILLGLAFLIAEAFLPTFGTLGFGGIVAFAVGALMLIDTDVPGYGIPLSLIAALAVCGALFVFGVSNVALRARRRPVVTGSEALIGSLGVLLDDGVATRNDASLEGWARVHGERWRVACSTPLDAGRTVRVTGRRGLLLTVVPAADAAVPSRATPGESS, from the coding sequence ATGAGAACGCCACCGCTTCTCCCGTTTCGGCATCACGGCGCGCGACGCGCGTCTCGCTTGCTGCATCGAGCAGCTGCGCTCGGTTTTGTCGTCGTGGCTTGCGCGATCATGTTCGTCCCGGCATTCGCCGCGACGCCATCCGACAACCCTGCCCCCGTCGTGACGATTCCCGTCAACGGCGCGATCGGCCCGGCAAGCGCCGACTTCATCGTGCGCGGCCTCGCGCAGGCCGAGCAGCGTCATGCGCAGCTCGCGATCCTGCAACTCGACACGCCCGGCGGACTCGATACATCGATGCGGCAGATCATCAAGGCGATCCTCGCGTCGCCGGTGCCGGTCGCCGCGTTCATCGCCCCGGGCGGCGCGCGTGCCGCGAGCGCGGGCACCTACATCGTCTACGCGAGCCACATCGCCGCGATGGCGCCGGGCACCAATCTCGGTGCGGCGACGCCAGTGCAGATCGGCGGCGGCGATCTGCCCAAGCCGCCTTCGGCTGCTTCACAGGCCAGCGCCCCGCTCGCGCTCGATACACCGTCGACCGAAACCCGCAAGCAGGTGCAGGACGCGTCGGCCTACATTCGCGGTCTCGCGCAATTGCGCGGCCGCAACGCCGACTGGGCCGAGCGCGCGGTACGCGAAGCGGTGAGCCTGTCGGCACACGATGCGCTCGATCTGCACGTCGTCGATGTGATTGCGCGCGACATCCCCGATCTGCTGCGCCAGATCGACGGACGCACCGTCGAAACCGCGTCCGGCACACAGCGACTCGCGACCGCCGACGCACCGGTCGTCACGTTCGAACCCGACTGGCGCAGCCGTTTCCTCGCGGTCGTCACCGATCCGAACGTCGCGCTGATCCTGATGACGATCGGCATGTATGGGCTGTTCTTCGAGTTCGCGAACCCCGGCTTCGTGCTGCCGGGCGTCGCGGGCGCGATCAGTCTGCTGGTCGGGCTGTTCGCGCTGCAACTGCTGCCGATCAACTACGTCGGCCTCGGATTGATCCTGCTCGGCCTCGCGTTCCTGATCGCCGAAGCGTTCCTGCCGACGTTCGGCACGCTAGGCTTCGGCGGCATCGTCGCGTTCGCGGTCGGCGCATTGATGCTGATCGATACCGATGTGCCCGGCTACGGCATCCCGCTGTCGCTGATCGCCGCGCTTGCGGTCTGCGGCGCGCTGTTCGTGTTCGGCGTGTCGAACGTTGCGCTGCGCGCGCGGCGGCGGCCGGTCGTGACCGGTTCGGAAGCGCTCATCGGCAGCCTCGGCGTGCTGCTCGATGACGGCGTCGCGACGCGTAACGATGCATCGCTGGAAGGCTGGGCTCGCGTGCACGGCGAACGCTGGCGCGTCGCATGCTCCACGCCTCTTGATGCAGGCCGCACCGTGCGCGTCACCGGCCGACGCGGCCTGTTGCTGACCGTCGTACCCGCGGCAGATGCCGCCGTGCCGTCCCGCGCTACCCCTGGAGAATCCTCATGA
- a CDS encoding AMP-binding protein: MTQSTAAKAFVDARDLLLRHRTDYDRAYREFAWPALGEFNWALDYFDVMARGNDTPALWIVDDLTGPGLKLSFAQMSERSSRMANFLRGLGVRRGDHLLLMLPNRVELWDVMLAAMKLGAIVLPATTQLSADDVRDRVQIGGAQHVVVDSAETGKFAALDASITRLVAGAPRDGWTSLSAAYDAPATFEPDAPTRASDPMLLYFTSGTTSKPKLVEHTHESYPVGHLSTMYWIGLQPGDIHWNISSPGWAKHAWSCFYAPWNAQACVFVFNYARFVPKETLEALVNFNVTTLCAPPTVWRMLVQEPLASHAVKLREIVGAGEPLNPEVIERVRHAWGVTIRDGYGQTETTCQIGNSPGQPVVPGSMGRALPGYTIELVDADDCPATEGEIALPIAQRPLGLMTGYANNAKATAESMRNGFYHTSDVALRRDDGYYVYVGRADDVFKSSDYRLSPFELESVLIEHEAIAEAAVVPSADALRLSVPKAFVTVRHGFEAGPELARSVFAFSREKLASYKRIRRLQFSELPKTISGKIRRVELRRRELEREAEPARLPGEYWEEDFPELSGANSK; this comes from the coding sequence ATGACCCAAAGCACCGCAGCGAAAGCCTTCGTCGATGCACGCGACCTGTTGTTGCGTCATCGCACGGACTACGACCGTGCGTATCGCGAGTTCGCGTGGCCCGCGCTCGGCGAGTTCAACTGGGCGCTCGACTACTTCGACGTGATGGCGCGCGGTAACGACACTCCCGCGCTGTGGATCGTCGACGATCTCACCGGCCCCGGTCTCAAGCTGTCGTTTGCGCAGATGTCGGAGCGCTCGTCGCGGATGGCGAATTTTCTGCGTGGGCTCGGCGTGCGGCGCGGCGATCATCTGTTGCTGATGCTGCCGAATCGCGTCGAACTGTGGGACGTGATGCTCGCCGCGATGAAGCTCGGCGCGATCGTGTTGCCCGCGACGACGCAACTGTCCGCCGATGACGTGCGCGATCGCGTGCAGATCGGCGGCGCGCAGCACGTCGTGGTCGATAGCGCGGAGACCGGCAAATTCGCTGCGCTCGATGCGAGCATCACGCGTCTCGTCGCCGGTGCGCCGCGCGATGGATGGACCAGTCTCTCAGCAGCGTACGATGCGCCGGCCACATTCGAACCCGATGCGCCGACGCGCGCCTCCGATCCGATGCTGCTGTACTTCACGTCGGGCACGACGTCGAAACCGAAGCTCGTCGAACACACGCACGAGAGCTACCCCGTCGGCCATCTGTCGACGATGTACTGGATCGGTCTGCAGCCCGGCGACATTCACTGGAACATCAGCTCACCCGGCTGGGCGAAGCACGCGTGGAGCTGCTTCTACGCGCCGTGGAATGCGCAGGCGTGCGTGTTCGTCTTCAACTATGCGCGCTTCGTGCCGAAGGAAACGCTCGAGGCGCTGGTCAACTTCAACGTGACGACGCTGTGCGCGCCGCCTACCGTGTGGCGCATGCTCGTGCAGGAACCGCTTGCATCGCATGCAGTGAAACTGCGCGAGATAGTCGGTGCGGGCGAGCCGTTGAATCCCGAGGTCATCGAGCGCGTCCGTCATGCGTGGGGCGTGACGATCCGCGACGGCTACGGTCAGACCGAAACCACCTGCCAGATCGGCAATTCGCCGGGACAGCCGGTCGTGCCCGGATCGATGGGAAGAGCGCTGCCGGGCTACACGATCGAACTCGTCGATGCGGACGATTGTCCGGCGACCGAAGGCGAGATCGCGTTGCCGATCGCGCAACGTCCGCTCGGCCTGATGACGGGTTACGCGAACAACGCGAAGGCGACCGCCGAGTCGATGCGCAACGGCTTCTATCACACGTCCGATGTCGCGCTGCGTCGCGACGACGGTTATTACGTCTACGTGGGCCGCGCCGACGACGTGTTCAAGTCGTCCGACTATCGGCTGAGCCCGTTCGAACTCGAGAGCGTGCTGATCGAACACGAAGCGATCGCCGAGGCCGCCGTGGTGCCGAGCGCGGACGCGTTGCGGTTGTCGGTGCCGAAGGCATTCGTCACCGTGCGTCATGGTTTCGAAGCGGGTCCCGAACTTGCACGCAGCGTGTTCGCGTTTTCACGCGAGAAGCTTGCGTCGTATAAGCGGATCCGTCGATTGCAATTCAGCGAGCTGCCGAAAACCATCTCGGGCAAGATCCGCCGCGTCGAATTGCGGCGTCGCGAACTGGAACGCGAGGCGGAGCCGGCGCGTCTTCCGGGGGAGTACTGGGAAGAGGATTTTCCGGAGCTGTCGGGTGCGAATAGCAAATGA
- a CDS encoding NCS2 family permease: MDSVKRYFGFDEAGTNLRTEILAGLTTFLTMAYIVFVNPSILGDAGMPKEAVFVATCIVAALASMIMGLYANYPIACAPGMGLNAYFAYTVVKGMGFTWQAALGAVFISGCLFLIVTLFRVREVIVNGIPHSIRIAITGGIGLFLAIISLKSAGVVVGSPATLVTLGDLHNPHVVLAIIGFFAIVTLDFLRVRGAILIGIVGVTVLSFFFGGNEFHGIVSAPPSIDPTLFHLDIRAALSTGVLNVILVFFLVELFDATGTLMGVANRAGLLVEGKMHRLNKALLADSTAILAGSLLGTSSTTAYIESASGVQAGGRTGVTAITVAVLFLACLFFAPLAGVVPAYATAPALLYVSCLMLREMADLPWDDATEVVPAALTALLMPFTYSIANGVAFGFISYAGLKLLTGQARKVKLVVWIIAAIFLFRFFYLGSE; the protein is encoded by the coding sequence ATGGATTCCGTAAAGCGATACTTCGGCTTCGACGAAGCGGGCACGAACCTGCGCACCGAGATACTCGCGGGTCTGACCACCTTCCTGACGATGGCCTACATCGTGTTCGTCAATCCGTCGATTCTCGGCGATGCGGGCATGCCCAAAGAGGCCGTGTTCGTCGCCACCTGTATCGTCGCGGCGCTCGCGTCGATGATCATGGGGCTGTACGCGAATTACCCGATCGCATGCGCGCCGGGAATGGGACTGAACGCGTACTTCGCGTACACGGTCGTCAAGGGAATGGGCTTTACGTGGCAGGCGGCGCTCGGCGCGGTGTTCATCTCCGGCTGCCTGTTCCTGATCGTCACGCTGTTCCGCGTGCGCGAGGTAATCGTCAACGGCATTCCGCACTCGATCCGCATCGCGATCACCGGCGGCATCGGCCTCTTCCTCGCAATCATCTCGCTGAAATCGGCTGGCGTCGTAGTGGGCAGCCCGGCGACGCTCGTCACGCTCGGCGACCTGCATAACCCGCACGTCGTGCTCGCGATCATCGGCTTCTTCGCAATCGTCACGCTCGATTTTCTGCGCGTGCGCGGCGCGATCCTGATCGGCATCGTCGGCGTGACGGTGCTCAGCTTTTTCTTCGGCGGCAACGAGTTTCACGGCATCGTGTCGGCACCGCCGTCGATCGATCCGACGCTGTTCCATCTCGACATCCGCGCGGCGCTGTCGACCGGCGTGCTGAACGTGATCCTCGTGTTCTTCCTCGTCGAGCTGTTCGATGCGACCGGCACGCTGATGGGCGTCGCGAACCGCGCGGGGCTGCTGGTCGAAGGCAAGATGCATCGGCTGAACAAGGCGCTGCTCGCGGACAGCACCGCGATTCTCGCGGGCTCGCTGCTCGGCACGTCGTCGACGACCGCGTACATCGAGAGCGCATCGGGCGTGCAGGCCGGCGGCCGGACCGGCGTGACGGCGATCACCGTCGCCGTGCTGTTCCTCGCGTGTCTGTTCTTCGCGCCGCTCGCGGGCGTCGTGCCCGCCTACGCGACCGCGCCTGCGCTGCTGTACGTGTCGTGCCTGATGCTGCGCGAAATGGCCGACCTGCCGTGGGACGACGCAACCGAGGTCGTGCCCGCCGCGCTCACCGCGTTGCTGATGCCGTTCACGTATTCGATCGCAAACGGCGTCGCGTTCGGCTTCATTTCCTACGCGGGTCTGAAACTGCTGACGGGCCAGGCGCGCAAGGTGAAGCTGGTCGTGTGGATCATCGCGGCGATCTTCCTGTTCCGCTTCTTCTACCTGGGTTCGGAGTGA
- a CDS encoding CoA-acylating methylmalonate-semialdehyde dehydrogenase, whose translation MNANPSTVTSTAPSVKLLIDGEFVESQTTEWRDIVNPATQQVLARVPFATAGEVDAAVRAAHAAFATWKHTPLGARMRVMLRYQALIREHMPRIAKILTAEQGKTLPDAEGDIFRGLEVVEHACSIGTLQQGDFAENVAGGVDTYTLQQPLGVCAGITPFNFPAMIPLWMFPMAIVCGNTFVLKPSEQDPMSTMALVELALEAGVPKGVLNVVHGGKEVVDGLCTHELVKAISFVGSTAVGTHVYRLGSEHGKRVQSMMGAKNHAVVLPDANREQTLNALAGASFGAAGQRCMATSAVVLVGAAQQWLPDLVAKAKTLKVNAGHETGTDVGPLVSRAAKARVMKLIGVGVDEGATLALDGRDAKVHGYEDGNFIGPTVFTDVTTDMEIYRTEIFGPVLLVLHAATLDEAIALVNRNPFGNGVGLFTQSGAAARRFQAEIDIGQVGINIPIPVPVPFFSFTGSRGSKLGDLGPYGKQVVQFYTQTKTVTARWFDDATTNDGVNTTISLR comes from the coding sequence ATGAACGCAAACCCATCCACGGTAACGAGCACTGCACCGTCGGTAAAACTGCTGATCGACGGCGAATTCGTCGAATCGCAAACCACGGAGTGGCGCGACATCGTGAATCCCGCGACGCAGCAGGTGCTCGCGCGCGTGCCGTTCGCGACTGCCGGCGAAGTCGACGCGGCCGTGCGCGCCGCGCACGCCGCATTCGCGACGTGGAAGCACACACCGCTCGGCGCGCGGATGCGCGTGATGTTGAGGTACCAGGCGCTGATTCGCGAGCACATGCCGCGCATCGCGAAGATTCTCACCGCCGAGCAGGGCAAGACGCTGCCCGATGCGGAAGGCGACATATTTCGCGGCCTCGAAGTCGTCGAGCACGCATGCTCGATCGGCACGCTGCAGCAAGGCGATTTCGCGGAGAACGTCGCGGGCGGCGTCGATACCTACACGCTGCAGCAGCCGCTCGGCGTGTGCGCCGGCATCACGCCGTTCAACTTCCCCGCGATGATTCCGCTGTGGATGTTCCCGATGGCGATCGTCTGCGGCAACACGTTCGTGCTGAAGCCGTCCGAGCAGGATCCGATGTCGACGATGGCGCTCGTCGAACTCGCGCTCGAAGCGGGGGTGCCGAAGGGTGTGCTCAATGTCGTGCATGGCGGTAAAGAAGTCGTCGACGGGTTGTGCACGCATGAGCTCGTTAAAGCAATTTCGTTCGTCGGTTCGACTGCTGTCGGCACGCATGTGTACCGGCTCGGAAGCGAACACGGCAAGCGTGTGCAGTCGATGATGGGCGCGAAGAATCACGCAGTCGTTTTGCCCGACGCGAACCGCGAGCAGACGTTGAATGCGCTGGCCGGTGCGTCGTTCGGTGCGGCGGGGCAGCGTTGCATGGCGACGTCGGCGGTCGTGCTGGTCGGTGCTGCTCAACAGTGGCTGCCCGACCTCGTCGCGAAGGCGAAGACGCTTAAGGTGAACGCAGGCCACGAGACAGGCACCGATGTCGGGCCGCTCGTGTCGCGTGCGGCGAAAGCGCGTGTGATGAAGCTGATCGGCGTGGGCGTGGACGAGGGCGCGACGCTCGCGCTCGACGGTCGCGACGCGAAAGTGCACGGTTACGAAGACGGCAATTTCATCGGCCCGACGGTTTTCACCGATGTGACGACCGACATGGAAATCTATCGCACCGAGATCTTCGGCCCGGTGCTGCTCGTGCTGCACGCGGCGACGCTCGATGAAGCGATTGCGCTCGTCAACCGCAATCCGTTCGGTAACGGCGTCGGCCTGTTCACGCAGAGCGGTGCGGCGGCGCGGCGCTTCCAGGCGGAGATCGATATCGGCCAGGTCGGCATCAACATTCCGATTCCGGTGCCGGTGCCGTTCTTCAGCTTCACGGGGTCGCGCGGTTCGAAGCTTGGCGATCTCGGTCCGTACGGCAAGCAGGTCGTGCAGTTCTATACGCAGACGAAGACCGTCACCGCGCGCTGGTTCGATGACGCGACGACGAACGATGGCGTGAATACGACGATCAGCCTGCGCTAA
- a CDS encoding DUF1488 domain-containing protein produces MQIIFPCETPAYSGPELTLAFPAMVDGERVECMITAEALEDHFGAASLRPEDMIGAFDTHRERIEAATRRLLSETRAQCLVLRSGYVRFYEANWRN; encoded by the coding sequence ATGCAGATCATTTTCCCGTGTGAAACCCCGGCATACTCGGGGCCCGAGCTGACGCTGGCTTTTCCGGCGATGGTCGATGGCGAGAGGGTGGAATGCATGATTACCGCCGAGGCGCTCGAAGACCACTTCGGTGCGGCGTCGCTCCGGCCTGAAGACATGATCGGTGCGTTCGATACTCACCGCGAACGGATCGAGGCGGCGACACGCCGCCTGTTGTCGGAAACCCGTGCGCAATGTCTGGTGCTGCGCAGCGGCTACGTCCGCTTTTACGAAGCGAACTGGCGTAACTAG
- a CDS encoding AraC family transcriptional regulator translates to MKNDRGTISISLVEETLALARGRGLDVGPLVDAAGIARPMLASSKGRVSQTQYGALWAGIARALDDEFFGQDSHPMRYGSFIAMTQTALTARDGAHALARAVGFMRLILDDLHAEIDADATRVRLVFVHRERKPPPTMFAYATYFILVYGLVCWLVGRRIPLQRACFRCAKPPAAHEYQLMFCDDMAFDQDASYVDLAPEFMTLPVVQSTQSVKPFLRDAPGSFVVKYRNPGSLAARVRKALRALPAATWPAADDMAARLNVAEATMRRRLKQEGHTYQSLKDDLRRDVAIAELQDTDRTIADIALAVGFAEPSAFHRAFRKWTGMRPGDYRPAQRAESD, encoded by the coding sequence ATGAAAAACGACAGAGGCACGATCTCCATCAGTCTGGTCGAAGAAACGCTCGCGCTCGCACGGGGGCGTGGGCTCGACGTCGGGCCGCTCGTCGATGCGGCGGGCATCGCGCGGCCGATGCTCGCGTCGTCGAAAGGCCGGGTGTCGCAGACGCAGTACGGCGCGCTGTGGGCCGGCATCGCCCGCGCGCTCGACGACGAGTTCTTCGGCCAGGACTCGCATCCGATGCGCTACGGCAGCTTCATCGCGATGACCCAGACCGCGCTCACCGCACGCGACGGCGCGCATGCGCTCGCGCGGGCGGTCGGCTTCATGCGGCTGATACTCGATGACCTGCACGCGGAAATCGACGCCGACGCGACGCGCGTGCGGCTCGTGTTCGTGCATCGCGAACGCAAGCCGCCGCCGACGATGTTCGCGTACGCGACATACTTCATCCTCGTCTACGGGCTGGTCTGCTGGCTGGTCGGGCGGCGCATTCCGCTGCAGCGCGCGTGTTTTCGCTGCGCGAAGCCGCCTGCCGCGCACGAGTACCAGTTGATGTTCTGCGACGACATGGCGTTCGATCAGGATGCGTCCTATGTCGACCTCGCGCCGGAATTCATGACGCTGCCGGTCGTGCAGAGCACGCAGTCGGTCAAGCCGTTCCTGCGCGACGCGCCGGGCAGCTTCGTCGTCAAGTATCGCAATCCCGGTTCACTCGCTGCGCGCGTGCGCAAGGCGCTGCGTGCACTGCCGGCCGCCACATGGCCCGCCGCCGACGACATGGCTGCGCGTCTGAACGTCGCCGAAGCGACGATGCGCCGTCGGTTGAAGCAGGAGGGCCATACGTATCAGTCGCTGAAGGACGATCTGCGGCGCGACGTCGCGATCGCCGAGCTGCAGGACACCGACCGCACGATCGCCGACATCGCGCTCGCCGTCGGCTTCGCGGAACCGAGCGCGTTTCATCGCGCGTTCCGCAAATGGACCGGGATGCGCCCAGGCGACTACCGTCCGGCGCAGCGTGCGGAATCGGACTAA
- a CDS encoding slipin family protein yields the protein MIGFSFGFGSIVIVLIALLIVSSVRIFREYERGVVFMLGRFWKVKGPGLVLILPVVQQAVRMDLRTVVFDVPPQDVITRDNVSVKVNAVIYFRVVDPERAVIQVARYFEATSQLSQTILRAVLGKHELDELLAEREQLNADIQKTLDSQTDAWGIKVSNVEIKHVDINETMIRAIARQAEAERERRAKVIHAEGELQASEKLLQAARMLAQQPQAMQLRYLQTLTTIAADKNSTIVFPLPIDLLNAVLDRFGMTAHK from the coding sequence ATGATCGGTTTCAGTTTCGGCTTCGGCAGTATCGTGATCGTGCTGATCGCGCTGCTCATCGTGTCGTCGGTGCGGATTTTTCGCGAGTACGAACGCGGTGTCGTGTTCATGCTCGGGCGTTTCTGGAAGGTCAAGGGGCCGGGGCTCGTGCTGATCCTGCCGGTCGTCCAGCAGGCCGTGCGGATGGACCTGCGCACGGTCGTGTTCGACGTGCCGCCGCAGGACGTGATCACGCGCGACAACGTGTCGGTGAAAGTCAACGCCGTGATTTATTTTCGCGTCGTCGATCCGGAGCGCGCGGTGATCCAGGTGGCCCGCTACTTCGAAGCGACGAGCCAGCTGTCGCAGACGATTCTGCGCGCGGTGCTCGGCAAACACGAACTCGACGAGCTGCTGGCCGAACGCGAACAACTGAACGCCGACATCCAGAAGACGCTCGACTCACAAACCGACGCCTGGGGGATCAAGGTGTCGAACGTCGAGATCAAGCACGTCGACATCAACGAAACGATGATCCGCGCGATCGCCCGGCAGGCCGAGGCCGAACGCGAACGCCGCGCGAAGGTGATCCACGCGGAAGGCGAACTGCAAGCTTCGGAGAAGCTGCTGCAAGCTGCACGAATGCTCGCGCAGCAGCCGCAGGCGATGCAGCTGCGTTATCTGCAGACGCTCACGACGATCGCTGCCGACAAGAACTCGACCATCGTCTTTCCGCTGCCGATCGATCTGCTGAACGCGGTGCTCGACCGCTTCGGCATGACCGCGCACAAGTAG
- a CDS encoding cytochrome b, giving the protein MSSRPSADRYSRPAIFFHWAIFLLIALAYLAIEIRGPKGSESRVLWTAVHLWAGSLVLTLAVLRVLWRLWRPAPPEIETNAILGFLARLVHLALYMFIFVQPLLGMLMLNTGGHPVTLAGLNLNIVLVGADPVARPVIKSLHVLIGNAFYFVIGLHALAAIGHAVIFRDRTLQRML; this is encoded by the coding sequence ATGTCCTCGCGTCCGTCCGCCGACCGCTACTCGCGGCCCGCGATTTTCTTCCACTGGGCGATCTTTTTGCTGATCGCGCTCGCGTATCTCGCGATCGAGATCCGTGGCCCCAAAGGCAGCGAGAGCCGCGTGCTGTGGACAGCAGTGCATCTGTGGGCCGGCTCGCTGGTGCTGACGCTCGCGGTGCTGCGCGTGCTGTGGCGTCTATGGCGCCCCGCGCCGCCCGAGATCGAAACGAACGCCATACTCGGGTTTCTCGCGCGGCTCGTCCATCTGGCGCTCTACATGTTCATCTTCGTCCAACCGCTGCTCGGCATGCTGATGCTCAACACCGGCGGACATCCTGTGACGCTCGCGGGGTTGAATCTGAATATCGTGCTGGTCGGTGCCGATCCGGTCGCGCGTCCGGTGATCAAGAGCCTGCACGTGCTGATCGGCAACGCGTTCTATTTCGTGATCGGACTGCATGCGCTCGCGGCAATCGGACACGCGGTGATTTTCCGCGACCGGACGTTGCAGCGGATGCTTTGA